The following nucleotide sequence is from Macaca fascicularis isolate 582-1 chromosome 15, T2T-MFA8v1.1.
CAATTCCAGTCAAGTGAGTTAAGGCTACCATATCACTGGCTGATACGAAGAGTCCATTCCAATCGAGCAGGAAGGAAGTGATTCACTCTTGAAGACACAAGGAAAGGTTTAGAGGAAAAGCAAGTTCTTGGAGAGAAtgaagcacacacatgcacgttgTCTCTCaggtgaggaaaaggaaaaaaatgagagagatcaAAGCAATCCAACTGCAAGGCAAGGCAGGTGTTTGCTTCCAGTTCACAGTATTGCAGTTAGTGGTACAGTGAGGTCTACGTGAGTGATGGAGAGTACAGGCTGcccagaagaaaggagaagaaagaagtggTCACATGACAACACAGCATTGACAGCGCTTTTTCTTTTGGGTACCTGGGGCTGGCTCTGTGGCTAggctctcttccttcccttctgggGATGAGGGCTCTGTGGTGTCTGAGACTGGCCTCCCGGACACAAGCTCAGCCGCGTTCCCGTCAATAGTGGACACGTCCGTCACTGTCTTCTCCCTCAATGACTTCTCATCATCTTCATCAATGAGGACCAATTCTGCCTTGATGGTTTCATCATAGCCTAGCACCTTTTTTGTCTCCTCTTCATCCTCGATATTTTGGTAGCCCATAAAAATCATGGTGACTGGCTGATCCAAGTTTGCATCTGGCCCTGCAGCGGTGGGGGCTTGGGCCTGCTGCCCTGGGTTCCCAGAAGAATGGTCTTTCCTAGACTTATGTACCATTTCTAACTTGGCTTCTTTGCAGAGCATGTGTTCCTTGGGATGGCTGAGACTCCCATCTGCAATCACAGTCCTTTCGGACACGTGCCCTGCTCCTAAGCTTGATTGTCCAGCCTTCTGAATAAGCTCTTCTACATCCTTTGCGCTTAATTTGTGCACTCCATTTTCTACTACGGTGCCTCCTGAGTGCACCTCATACACTACTTTGGTACCATCATCATAGACTTTGACTCCTTTCTGATGAACCCCCTCTGGGCCAATGGTAGATGTAGAGAGAATCTTGGTCTCTCCTGTTTGTTTGTCTTTCTCCACATTAATTTCCATGGCGTACACAGCTTGAATGAAAACAAGAGAAAGGAAGTGCATGTTACAACAAAAAAAGCCAGTGAATGGTTAATtgccaaacagacaaaaaaaaaagattttgtgcCCTTTCTATTCTAACTGCCAAGCATCTTGAGTGTTAGAGTGAGGTGCGCACTGTAAACAAAGgtggttatatctgtattttaacaCAGCAGTTTAATGCACTGGGAAGACAGATGCACAGTTGCTATATCTCAATGGCACTCACACATTTAAGGAAGATCTGCTAAAATAAGGGCACAAGAGACTTTAGATCTTGGTGTGAAGAATTTCAGGGAGGCTGGCAACATGCAAATTACCTTGATTGAGGCCTTCCCCAGCTGACAGACAATTTACAAACCCTTGGTTTAAATGTGTTCCActtccaaaattttaaataaataaaaaaacctctttcatcaagtgttttcattttctctacaTTTCCACAAAGGTTTTTCAAGGTGGGAAATGGCTATCCTCCACTGTActatacaatagaatattttcAACAATTGAAAAGGCATGAGAGCATTCATATTATGTGCCCGGTGAGTACTTCAGTCACTAAGCTAGGTACCTAACATAAGAACTAAGAAAAGCACAAGACAGAAGTAACATCACAATAGGACACTGGAATTTGAAGACAATGATCGCAGAAGGCCTCTTTCATCTTCCATGCACAGAGTGCCAAGTCCTGCTGCCTATAATAGCTTTCCCATATGTTGTCTTCTTTTTGTTCCATTGCTACTACTCAATGTAAGACATTCAATTCCTCTTCCCTAGATTGTTGGAAGAACTTCCTACCTGGTCTCCCCCTCACCTTGCCCCTGCCTCTCAGTCTTGTATCCTTTTTAATTCATCCCAAATCTTGCTGCCAGTCTGGGGTTGCTAAGGACAGCTCTTTCCTGTCCTATAGACTCTTGTGACACCTCATACTTCCAAATTGGTTTCTCATAGGCTTCCCGGATGGGAAGAAACTGTGCACCAGGCCCACAGAGCCACCAGGCTCCAAGTGCCCTTTATCTGGATGTGCCATGAACCCATCAAACTCAGCAGCTTCCAAACTGACTCCAGCTTCTTCTGTCAAAACTATTCCACAGTCTCCGTGCCAAATAACAGCAGCACTGCTACCTAGTCTCTCAAGCCAGAGGCCTGAGAATCACGTCTGacttgttcttttcttcctaCTTTCTTACAGCCAAACACTCACTGACAGTAAATAATTCTACTTCAGATATATCTCATCCATCTCCTCACCACCATTTCTATCACCAAGGCCTTAGTTCAGGCTCTCCTCTGCTCTCCGCACAACagccttgttttttatttcacctAACACTTCTGTCTTCTTGCTCTAGTCCAGGAGACTGCAAACTGTGGCCAGAGGGCCAAAGACAGCCTGACCCTGTTTCTGTATGGCCAGAGGAGCTAAGAGTGGTTTTACATTTGTAAAGGgttgtgtttatttaaaaaaaaaaaaaaaaaaaaaaaaaaagaaggaggaggagaaaaggaggaaaagatggaggaaggaaagagaaaagagaaagaaaacaatgaatgtGCGACAAAGACTATATGgtccacaaagtctaaaatagtTAAAATCTGGCCATTTATACAAAAATTTTGCCGACCCCTGACAGCCTGTGCTCCATCCTGCCCACAGTTACTTGAGTCATAAACCCTTTGTTGGTTTCTTCTGTCTTTAGAAAATAAACACCAAACTCCCCATCATGGCATATAGTTCCCTTCAGGATGTGTCTGCAACCTTCCTTTCTAGTCTTGTCTTGCGGGCTCTCTCATTCTTAACACATTGTGGCCATAACAACTTCTCACTATTCCCAGGACACTCAACTTCCTCCCACGGCTGCTCATTCGTGTGTC
It contains:
- the PALM2AKAP2 gene encoding paralemmin-1 isoform X35, coding for MQKTSCAIQEKRKRQTEIEGKRQQLDEQILLLQHSKSKVLREKWLLQGIPAGTAEEEEARRRQSEEDEFRVKQLEDNIQRLEQEIQTLESEESQISAKEQIILEKLKETEKSFKDFQKGFSSTDGDAVNYISSQLPDLPILCSRTAEPSPGQDGTSRAAAVYAMEINVEKDKQTGETKILSTSTIGPEGVHQKGVKVYDDGTKVVYEVHSGGTVVENGVHKLSAKDVEELIQKAGQSSLGAGHVSERTVIADGSLSHPKEHMLCKEAKLEMVHKSRKDHSSGNPGQQAQAPTAAGPDANLDQPVTMIFMGYQNIEDEEETKKVLGYDETIKAELVLIDEDDEKSLREKTVTDVSTIDGNAAELVSGRPVSDTTEPSSPEGKEESLATEPAPGTQKKKRCQCCVVM
- the PALM2AKAP2 gene encoding paralemmin-1 isoform X38, translating into MQKTSCAIQEKRKRQTEIEGKRQQLDEQILLLQHSKSKVLREKWLLQGIPAGTAEEEEARRRQSEEDEFRVKQLEDNIQRLEQEIQTLESEESQISAKEQIILEKLKETEKSFKDFQKGFSSTDGAVYAMEINVEKDKQTGETKILSTSTIGPEGVHQKGVKVYDDGTKVVYEVHSGGTVVENGVHKLSAKDVEELIQKAGQSSLGAGHVSERTVIADGSLSHPKEHMLCKEAKLEMVHKSRKDHSSGNPGQQAQAPTAAGPDANLDQPVTMIFMGYQNIEDEEETKKVLGYDETIKAELVLIDEDDEKSLREKTVTDVSTIDGNAAELVSGRPVSDTTEPSSPEGKEESLATEPAPGTQKKKRCQCCVVM
- the PALM2AKAP2 gene encoding paralemmin-1 isoform X36, producing MEMAEAELHKERLQAIAEKRKRQTEIEGKRQQLDEQILLLQHSKSKVLREKWLLQGIPAGTAEEEEARRRQSEEDEFRVKQLEDNIQRLEQEIQTLESEESQISAKEQIILEKLKETEKSFKDFQKGFSSTDGAVYAMEINVEKDKQTGETKILSTSTIGPEGVHQKGVKVYDDGTKVVYEVHSGGTVVENGVHKLSAKDVEELIQKAGQSSLGAGHVSERTVIADGSLSHPKEHMLCKEAKLEMVHKSRKDHSSGNPGQQAQAPTAAGPDANLDQPVTMIFMGYQNIEDEEETKKVLGYDETIKAELVLIDEDDEKSLREKTVTDVSTIDGNAAELVSGRPVSDTTEPSSPEGKEESLATEPAPGTQKKKRCQCCVVM
- the PALM2AKAP2 gene encoding paralemmin-1 isoform X37 codes for the protein MQMAEAELHKERLQAIAEKRKRQTEIEGKRQQLDEQILLLQHSKSKVLREKWLLQGIPAGTAEEEEARRRQSEEDEFRVKQLEDNIQRLEQEIQTLESEESQISAKEQIILEKLKETEKSFKDFQKGFSSTDGAVYAMEINVEKDKQTGETKILSTSTIGPEGVHQKGVKVYDDGTKVVYEVHSGGTVVENGVHKLSAKDVEELIQKAGQSSLGAGHVSERTVIADGSLSHPKEHMLCKEAKLEMVHKSRKDHSSGNPGQQAQAPTAAGPDANLDQPVTMIFMGYQNIEDEEETKKVLGYDETIKAELVLIDEDDEKSLREKTVTDVSTIDGNAAELVSGRPVSDTTEPSSPEGKEESLATEPAPGTQKKKRCQCCVVM